GACCGGGTCGTTCCACGAGGGCTTCAACCAGACTGCGGTCGAGAAACTGCCGCTCGTGCTCGTGGTGGCCGACAACCAATTCGCCTACTCGACTCCCAACTCCCGGCAGTTCGCCTGCCGCGACCTCGAGGACAGGGCCGCGGGCTACGGCGTCACAGGACATTCCGCAGATGGCACGGACCTCCAGTCCTGCCTCGAAGTGCTCGGCCGCGCGTTCGCGCTTGCCCGGGACGGAGGCGGCCCGCAGATGGTCGTGGCGAAGCTGCTTCGTCTCTGCGGCCACGGCGAGCACGACGACGGGAGTTACGTGGAATCCAAACTAAAGCTCGCCGCGACGGGGCGCGATTGCATGCGGGTCGCCGAGGCGCGGGTCATCCGCGAGGGCTGGGCCGACGCGAGAGCCGTGGATGGCTGGCGCGCGGAATCCGTGAAGCAAATCGAGGACGCCGTGGCCACCGCGCAACGCGAACCCGGCCCGGACCCGTCGGCCGAGGATTGGCGCGCGCTCTCGGAGCGGCGCCTCACGGAGACGCACGAGTCGTGAACCGTCTCGCGCGCGGGCCATCATCCCCCCGATGAGCATCACCTACCTGGAGGCCATCCGCGCCGCACAGGCCAAGGCGCTTGCCGACGATCCGCGCGTGTTCATCTACGGGCAGGACGTCGGCGACTTCGGCGGCGCGTTCAAGGCCACGAAGCACCTCGCGAAGGAATTCCAGGGCCGCGTGCTCGATTCGCCGATCAGCGAGGATGCCATCGTCGGCATGGCCATCGGCGCGGCGATGGAGGGCATGCGGCCGATCGTCGAAATGCAGTTTGCGGATTTTTCCAGCGCAGCCTTCACGCAGATCGTGAACCAGGCGGCGACGCTTTGGTGGCGCACCGAGGTCCCGTGCCCGATCACCATCCGGCTGCCGAGCGGCGGCACGCAAGGCAGCGGGCCGTTCCACAGCCAGAGCCTCGAGGTGCTCTACGCGCACTTCCCGGGACTCGTGGTGATGACCCCCGCCACGGTCGAGGACGCCTACAGCATGCTGCTCGAAGCCGTCGCCATCGACGACCCTGTCGTCTTTTGCGAGCACAAGCTGCTCTATTACCACCTCAAGGCCGAGCGGTTGCCGTCCGAGGCGCTGCCCGCGGGCAAGGCGCGCATCGCCCGCGCGGGACGCGACCTGACGATCGTCGCCTACAGCGCGATGCTGCACGAGGCGCTTGCCGTCGCCGAGGAACTCGCGCCGCTCGGGCACGAAGTCGAGGTGGTGGACTTGCGGACGGTGAAGCCGCTCGACACGGACACCGTGATGGCGTCGGTCGCGCGCACGGGGCGGTTGCTCTGCGTCGGCGAATCGTGGCCGTGGGGCGGCGTGACGGCGGAAGTCATTGCGCGCGTCGCAAGCGAAGGCTTCGGGTTGCTCGACGCGCCGCCGCAACGTCTCAACGCGAAAGACACACCCGTGCCGTATCACCCCAACCTCTGGGCCGCGCACCGGCCGACGGCGAGGACGATTTCCGACGCCGCGCGAAGACTGCTGAAACTCTGAGCCGATGAACGACCTTTCCAAACACGGCGACGCGCCCGGCCGCGATTTCGGCGCGTTGCATTCCGCATTCCACATGCCGCGCTCCGCACTCTAAACTCCGCCGATGCCCCGCATCCCGATCATCATGCCGCAACTCGGCGAGTCCATCGCCGAGGCAACGGTCGTCAACTGCTTCATCACCGCGGGCGACCCGGTCAACGCCGACCAGGACATCCTCGAAGTCGAGACGAGCAAGGCCACGATGACCGTGACTTCGCCCGGCAACGGCCGCGTCGCGCAGGTGCTCGCCCAGCCGCACGAGAGTTACGCCGTCGGTGCGGTGCTGGGTTTCGTGGAAGTCTCCGACGCTGAAGCCGCGCGCCTCGGCGTCGACGGGCATCCCACCACCCCGCCCACGCGCGCGCCGCATCCCGCGCCGAAGTCCACCGTCGAGCCGACCGTCCGAGGCCTTCCCGTGCCGGCGCACGCCGGGGCGGTGAGTTTCATTTCGCCGCGCATGAAGGCGCGGATGAACGAACTGGGCTTGAACGCGGGCGACCTTGCGGGCATCGCGGGCAGCGGCGCGGGCGGCCGCGTGACGATCGAGGATTTCGAGAAGTTCCTCGCGGGGCTCGAGTCGAAGAAACTGACGCCCGCGTCGAGCATGCGCGTGGCCGTGGCCGATGCCATGAGACGCAGTTGGACCCGCCCGCTCGCGACCGTCGGCCTGCCCGTCGCGCTGGACGCCTTGCTCGCGCAACGCAACGAGTGCAAGCCGAAGCCCGGCATCACGCTGTATCTCGTGCGCGCGCTCGGCATCGCGCTCGCCGAGAACAGCGCGCCCGCCGGCCGGCTGGTCGGCCAACGCGTCGTGCATCCGACGGCGACGGACATCGGATTCGCGGTCGAGGCGGAGGACGGCGTGCTCGTGCCGGTGCTGCGCAACGTCGGCTCGCACCGGCTGGCGGAATTGCTGCCGCGCTACAACGAACTGCTTGAATTCGCGCGCCAGCGGCGGTTGCCTGCCGAGGCGACGGGCGGTTCGATCGCGACGGTGACAAACTTCGGCACATTCGGCCTCAAGTGGGCCACGCCGATCCCGTTGCCGGAGCAGACGCTCGTGCTCGGCATGGGAGCGGCGCGCAAAGTGCCGTCGTGGGATGAGGTGAAAGGCCAGTTCGTGCCGGTGATGGAGGCGGAGGTGACACTGAGCTTCGACCACCGCGTGCTCGACGGCGGCGCCGCGGGAAGGTTTCTCACGCGAATCCGCGAGCTGCTCGTGCGCCCTGCCGACCTGTAAGCGAGTGACGGGTGGACATTGCGCTGCGACCCGATACACTCGGGCGTTTCAACGAACTCAACCTTTCCAAACCCATGAAGAAACAACTCGCCCTTCTCTCGCTTGTCTCGGTCTGCGCCCTCTTGATGCAAGGCTGCGCCGCGCTGGTGGTCGGCGCCGCCGTGGGCACGGGCGTCGCCTACTTCGGCGCCGAACTCAAGAGCAACGAGCCCGTGTCGCTGGACAAGGCATGGTCCGCCACCGAGAAGGCCGTCACCGCGCTTCAGTTCACACCCGTCCAACGCAAGAAGGACGCCCTCGCCGCATACTATGAGGGCATCGGTGCAGCCGACAAGCGCATCACCATCAAGCTCAAGAACACCGGCGAGAAGGTCACCGAGGTCCGCGTGCGCGTGGGGACTTTGG
The Verrucomicrobiota bacterium DNA segment above includes these coding regions:
- a CDS encoding thiamine pyrophosphate-dependent dehydrogenase E1 component subunit alpha translates to MVLARQLDDKLASLYRGGKIYGGVFLGRGQEALSAAVGVHLRPGDVFAPLIRDCAGRLAFGETVLDIIRTHLGSIRGPMRGRDGNVHRGRPRAGMLPMISHLGAMISVVNGALMARRFRGEHGHVGAASIGDGGTSTGSFHEGFNQTAVEKLPLVLVVADNQFAYSTPNSRQFACRDLEDRAAGYGVTGHSADGTDLQSCLEVLGRAFALARDGGGPQMVVAKLLRLCGHGEHDDGSYVESKLKLAATGRDCMRVAEARVIREGWADARAVDGWRAESVKQIEDAVATAQREPGPDPSAEDWRALSERRLTETHES
- a CDS encoding 2-oxo acid dehydrogenase subunit E2, which gives rise to MPRIPIIMPQLGESIAEATVVNCFITAGDPVNADQDILEVETSKATMTVTSPGNGRVAQVLAQPHESYAVGAVLGFVEVSDAEAARLGVDGHPTTPPTRAPHPAPKSTVEPTVRGLPVPAHAGAVSFISPRMKARMNELGLNAGDLAGIAGSGAGGRVTIEDFEKFLAGLESKKLTPASSMRVAVADAMRRSWTRPLATVGLPVALDALLAQRNECKPKPGITLYLVRALGIALAENSAPAGRLVGQRVVHPTATDIGFAVEAEDGVLVPVLRNVGSHRLAELLPRYNELLEFARQRRLPAEATGGSIATVTNFGTFGLKWATPIPLPEQTLVLGMGAARKVPSWDEVKGQFVPVMEAEVTLSFDHRVLDGGAAGRFLTRIRELLVRPADL
- a CDS encoding DUF3568 family protein — protein: MKKQLALLSLVSVCALLMQGCAALVVGAAVGTGVAYFGAELKSNEPVSLDKAWSATEKAVTALQFTPVQRKKDALAAYYEGIGAADKRITIKLKNTGEKVTEVRVRVGTLGDENLSRTILNKIQSGY
- a CDS encoding alpha-ketoacid dehydrogenase subunit beta, producing the protein MSITYLEAIRAAQAKALADDPRVFIYGQDVGDFGGAFKATKHLAKEFQGRVLDSPISEDAIVGMAIGAAMEGMRPIVEMQFADFSSAAFTQIVNQAATLWWRTEVPCPITIRLPSGGTQGSGPFHSQSLEVLYAHFPGLVVMTPATVEDAYSMLLEAVAIDDPVVFCEHKLLYYHLKAERLPSEALPAGKARIARAGRDLTIVAYSAMLHEALAVAEELAPLGHEVEVVDLRTVKPLDTDTVMASVARTGRLLCVGESWPWGGVTAEVIARVASEGFGLLDAPPQRLNAKDTPVPYHPNLWAAHRPTARTISDAARRLLKL